TTTCAACATTCACGATTAACATAGAGTGGTAACAACCCTTAAAACTTAAATACAGCACAGAAATGTGAGCATACTTAAAACTAGTGGAATATCTTACTAGTCGCTGACCACACTTGTCATTCACTATTTCATCAAACTGTCATAAAGTTTCATCATGAACTGAAACTGGTGTAAACTAAGCATACATTAATAataaaattaaaacaaattcactttattataaaaatCATCTTCCGGTGGATCCAAAACCCTTGCTTCCACGGTCAGTTTCGTCCAACTCATCGACAATCTGCAGATTATTAATGCATTTTATGTATGATTACCTCAAAAGTTATCTTTTCTCCGTCGTATGAAACCATCTGAACAAGGCGATCACCCTTCTTAATGGTGTATGGATAGTCCTTGATGTTGTCTAGGGATAGTCTCACTTCACCTCTGAATTGGGGGTCGATTACTCCAACTGTGTACGATTATAATACGAATAGCATGCAATATACCAGAGTTTGAGAGTCTGAGAGGGGTTTTTGATATACTACTCCTTGGGAATAGGAGCCATCCGACAGACTTGCCCACTTCACCATTCTCATGAGCCTTGAATGCCGAAACTTGGACACCTAGATATACTACCCCGGTCTGGTGTGCTTCTATAGTCTGATCTTCTATGCAAAACAAGTCCAATCCACAGTCTCCTTCGTAGAAGGTCTTGTGACTGGCATAGAGAGCCTTGACGTCATCGTTTTTGGGCTTTAGCAGAACGTGCATCATCCTTTTGGCTGTGTGTTTAAAAAGGGAGTTTAGAAACTTAATTTTGATTGATATTGTGGATAATGGGTGTCCGTTCgataaaaaatggagggAAGAATTGTGTCTGGAAGGCACAACATCACACACATTGGGAATAAAACATCAGATTCTAAAAGTTATTCAcataaaatttacaaatacaTTATATTCGATAATAAACATGTTTGAATGTCTCTGTTTCATTCTTTGCATTCTTTATTCCTTCCTCTGTGACAGTGTCAAAATTGCGATAGCACTCATCCTTCTCCTGAAAGGGTCTATCATTGAGCTGGAAGGACGTACCATTTCGGATTTTCCAAGAGAAACAAATAGGGGATGTTCGTCTAGAGcattcttcatccatacgAATAGTTCGTAGACATCCGTTACTACACGGTTTTGTACATAGTTTATAGGATTGTTTGTAATGAGAACAAGGGACTTACCGATATACAATCTTCCTCCACTCTTCATAACATAAGCATAGAGACTGAGGAGTGAGTAGTTTATTATTCTACGCCTCCAATTtgactttttaaaatgagGATCCGGGAAGCAAAAGAACATTTTTCCAAGCTGGCTCTTGGATACGTAGTTTGGCAGAAACTTCATTGAATTGGTGCGCACAACAGAGACGTTTAGATACTGTAAAGGCGTATATAATGGTAAGGGAATGTCTACCTCTCCGGGATGCTGTTTTCTTAGTGATAGTATCCTTTTTCCAACAAAGTTAGTGACCTATAGAGTATTATTTGGACACATTCTAGTATACTTTGTCCCTAATTTCCATTCCAAGTGAGAGCTCCTTTGGGTATAGCTTTGATAGATAAATGAGCAGTCCTCCATAGCCACATCCAATGTCCAAAATGGTTACTTTTGGGTAATCATCACTTTCTGTAGCTGTTTTGACACCAAAGAGTCTTGATATACCTGATACGATACTGTAGTCTTCTGGATAATCCCTCGCTAAAGGTATATATGAAAGAATCCAAAAACAAACTGTTGAACTGGAGAAATGTGTCTTCCTGGCCATCCCTTGGGTACCTTTTGGACCAGTTCACGAAGCGAGGACTGGCTGGGTATGCGATATAGCTATCAGATAGTGGATTACAGTGCTGTATGCTTATATATGGAGAGTCGCTCGAACTTACCGCTCGCTGCCTATATAGGGccttttttggaaattctATCAAAGGATCAGAATCCTTACCgaattcttcttcacttGCATGACTCATTTCTTGTGTCTTTTCGTAATCACCCGTTAGACTTTTTGAGTGTACCTAACATTTGAGCTCTGGGGATTCCAGGGGGAATTTTCTTTACTTTCTATCAATTGCGcatcatttatatattttgCACATTTGTAAAATCGTAAAATTTAAAAGTCGCCAGGTTGGTGCTGATTGGACCTTTGATGTCACAAAGGAGTAGATTTTTCAAATAATGTCCAAACGAGTGGATTCAAGCCAGGTATCCTTGCTTTTCATTTTATAACACTAATATTTATTGTAGCCTGGTGCTCCATTGAACCCAAAACCGTTCCTAACGAACCTAGCAGGGAAGACTGTGATCGTTAAGCTCAAATGGGGAATGGAATACAGAGGTTTGACATTATTTTCGACATATCAACACTCGATTTTGTAGGAATCCTAAAGTCCTTTGATAGCTACATGAATCTCCAGCTGGACAGCGCAGAAGAGTGGCAGAATGGAACCCTAAAGGGAAAGCTCGGTGGAGAGGTTTTGATTAGGTTTGTTAACGGATTATAATGCATGGAATCCAGGTGTAATAATGTGCTCTATATTCGTGAGCCAGAGGCGGCTTGAAGAGTTCCCACTATCGCTAATTTTGCACATGGAAGAAGTGTGTTTATAGACTGATTCAATTATTTATTCGTATTATTACAAGTAGACTTCGTTTTGTATGAGCATGCTAGTTCTGAGGACGTCAGACAGAACGAATCTGAGTGCGAGAGATTGCCATGAACTACTTCCCCAGTAGTTTTCGTAGGTTAGGTTGAGATATAAGTCCTTGTTCTTGCTAATGAACATTCCTACCTTGATTTCATCGGTGACCTTGGTTTCTACAGCAAGTTCACATTGCTTTGAGAATGGATAGATGATTGGTGTGATCACGAGTCCATCTCTCTTTAGGACTAGGCATGCTCTGGCATCAATTTTGCCGTCTTTAGCGAATGAAACTTCGACCTTGGGTGTAACATCTAGGTACTTCCCATTAACATCGTAGAGGTTTTCCAAGCGTTGTAGGAATTCAATGTTGTTTTCTTTGCTTCGTAGATTTAGAGAATATCCTAAAATTAAGTTGCGATATCTGAGAATGAAATCCAGTCTCTTTAAAATGTCACTTGTATGGGCATCCACACTGATGCTTTTGCCAGCACCTTTGAGTGTAAGTTCGAATGTTTTTGGCAAATCGAATGACGCATTTGACACCAGCGAGGTTTCGTCTGATAACTTAAAGGTTGCTTCCAGGGAGAGTTCATTAAATCTCTGCAAGGCATGATATAAACTGCAGTTTATACTGGGATCCTGAATGTGCTTCCTCACGACAGAAGGTACTGCCACGTTGGAATCTTTGAGCTGACAGTTCAAAGCTACCAGGCCAACATCCAACTTCTTTTTGACCTATACATTGGTGATTTATAAGTATCAGTAAACCTACATCAAATTTATGGAATGTGTTATTTTGAAGGGAGGATAGCGATTCACCAACAGCCTTCATACCGTCTATAGACTTGTTTGCGACAGCGTTTAATGAGCGTATAGGACACCTTAGACTCTAAATATTATTAATCATGGAGCCAATGAGCAAACCTTGGCATTAATGCCTGTTAGGAATGACATGAATAGGACAAAACACTTGAGCAGCTTCATCTTTTGTACTATGGCGAtatttccacaaatttcgaataaaaaatgtaacAAGATGTTTTGGACGATGTGAGTAAAGGAATCGTGTGGAATCAAGATAGAAGTTGCCGTTTGTTTTTATATCGCAAATGGCATTACTAAAACACACCAACTATAAGCATACAACGTATGAAAAAAGTGTCATTATAGTATAGGTCGCGGAGTATTTAAATGTAATGTGTGTAGGCAGCAAACGAGGCAAACTCTGATGAATAACTATTGTGGTGCTTTTTAGCTACAGGATTCCATACACAAAACATCAATTTTGCATTAGAGAGACTAATTGAGTATTAAATTCATATGGTCATCAATGCTGGTGTTGAATGGGATGTTCCCATCATTCTCTAGGCCAATGCACTTTTCAACCATTTCAGCTAGGTTTTGGTAACTACCGCGTATTTTGGCATCCAATTCCTCGTCCACAAGTGTATTATCTTCTACTTGTTCAATTGTATCCTTCATATTCAGCTTGGTTGTAAAGAGACCAAACTTGTTCTCATCCTGTTTAGAGACAAATACGTATGATTCTCCTCCAAATGTACCCCTGCCAAGTGTGTATAAATGCCCATTATGCAAACCTGGCAGTTCTTCCAATTCTGTGAATATATGTAGCCAGTTTCTTTGGGAAATCGTAATTTACAACTACAGAGGTTTTTGATAAATCTACACCCCTTGATGCGATATCGGAACATATCAGACATATGTTGTTTTCATTGCTGTGCATCTATACTTTTCTAGAAATAACCTACCGATATTTTTCTATAATCTCATTTCTGAGTTTCTGGGAAAACGACGCACTGAATTCCAGCACTCGGAAGTTGATGTCTTTGTCATTAAAGTAAATTTGAAGCATGCGAGCTATCCTGTGCGTAGTCGTCCTTTTCGAGCAAAATACTAGGGTATTGTTAATACCAGAATATTCTTCTGCATATCTATAATATTTAGGAAAAATCATACCtgtgtatattttataaagCAATTTAATGATGAGAATAGGCCTAGATCGCTTAGAAGATAAGATGTAATGCTGTTTCAAATTCTTTGGGATTTTATATATAGCGTCGTCCGCTTTGAATAAAAGCGGACGATTGAGCTTTAAAAGGTCAATTTCTGAGGATTTAATGGGTATCGTAGCGGACACCAAGATTTTTTGTGGAAGAGTAGATTGCAGACTATAGTTTACTGCCTTTTCctcattaaaaatatttgataCAACACCTGTCCAATTGTGAAATGTTTGTGATAAGAGCAAATCAACTTCATCCATAACAATCCACTTGACAGTTGACACATTTATTTTCGACTCTGAAACATCTACAAACATGCTTATTTCTAGGGGTTAAGAGATACCAAAGTAGCTAAAATGTTCCACAAATCTTCCAGGGGTAAATATGGCAATGTGAGGAGGTTTATTCATCAAAATCTTGTGGTCTTCGGTAAACGATTTGTTACCGTAGCAGCAAATTACCTAGACGCTTTTGAATAGAGCAAAATGAACAAACCCTCAATACTTCTCCTCCATACATATTGTAAGTCTTTGGATCATCGGTCGTGAACCACGTACATATTTCGTAAATTTGCTTCACAAGTTCTCTAGTGGGAGCAATGACGATCAGAGAGATTCCATTACCTAAACACAATAATTGGCACAAATTATACGTACTTTTACGCGATACAATGTTGTTTATAATCGGTAGTAAGTAGCACAGTGTCTTTCCTTGCCCTAAATGCTCGTTATTCATCCTTAAATCAACAAACCAGTAGGAGCAGTGATGATGAAATCGCAGGATAGAGGAGAATACCTATCGCGATACTTATTGTTTAGCAACAGTGGGATGATCTTCTCTTGTACTAGAGACAAACTTGTGAGATAGAGGCGTATAGCATACCTGGGAAGAGTCTTGTTATTCCCTGTTCCTTCACCACTCCTCTGATGTGCCCGTGAATATCCCATTCCTTAAAACAATCATCAGAAGACTTTCCGCTCTCTGCATCGCTGTAGTTGTTGACCCTTTGGACCCATAACGGGTTCTCGTTTGGCCCATCGAGATCCATGGCAACGCTAAAGATAAAGTTGACCGAAACCAACGATATTTATGGACATTATGTCACTGAAAAATAACATATGAGAGAGAAGAAAGTCTCGGGGTTGACAAAATTTCAAATGGCAAAACTTCCTCTACCCCGGCCACGGCGAGCACGTTGCACTAACACAATAATTGATTTTATACACACATCtactttatattttgtaacataAATAATTATAGAGTTTAGTGAGTGTTTTGTGCTCACTTtatgtttttaaaattcGTTTGTTAATCATAATGGGCTCAGGTGAAGTTTTCTCATGATTTCGCCGCAATTTTGCATTCATTAAGACGCAAACATCATATAAATACCAAATTTATACGGGAGCTTGATTGAGGAGCAGAAAGGGAGATCCAATGGCACGGAAAGGACTCTACATGATGGACCATAACGATGAGCGCAAGTCTCCTGTTCCTTTATCGCAATCGCCACCTGGTTCAAGTGCACCGCCAATTTTGCCTAAGGCTAAACTAGTAGATCCACCATCGGTATCGAATACACATGGCCAATCCTCCAACGTACTGAAGAATGTTTCTTTTGGTGTTTTGGGACCTAAAAAGCCAAAAGATGTTTCGCCTAAGATAACAAATGATACTCCAAGAATACAGTCCATGGACAATGATGTCACATTGGATTCAATAGCTTCAGATTCTGGGATATTGTCTACCAAAGAACAACCTAAGGCAGTATATGTGAACCAGGATCTTCAAAAGCACATTTTTACTTATGGCCCGTACGTTCCTAGCAAGATTGAATCATCTCAGGTCCCTCGACCTTCAAATATGCTAAGGAATACGACATCCGAGGTAATTTATGAAACTGGAAAGACATCAGGACTTATTCCTACATTTGGTAATCATCGTATAATTGACACAGGATCAGCAAGTCCAATATATATAACTCCGACACTTGCTGAGTTACCTCTTTATGGCGAATCTTTATCTAATATAAAGCTGCCTTTTGGTGTTGTCGTACAGCCCTTTGCAGAAAATgtggatgaaaatgtacCAATGATAGATTTTATCGCTGAAATGGGAGGAAAAGACACCAGATGTGACCTTATTAGATGCACAAAATGTCAAGCGTATCATAACCCTGCTATGGAGGATAACTCAAGGCATAATGTAAGAATTTGTAACTTTTGTTATTCCTCATTTAACCTCACGACCGCTCAAGCAGATACACTGGAGAAGATCAGGTTAATGTACCGAGATACTTTGTCACCTCTTACAAAGGGAAGTATAGATTACATTGCTCCCAAGCACTATTACACTAATGTAACGGTTGATACTCCAATTGAATCTCTAACGAGcaatatctccaatttGCTTGGGAAGGCTGGTAGTATTACCAATATTAGATTACCATCACTTACCAAACAAACTGATGAACCAACTGTGTTTGAGGATTACGCTGATTTGGAGAAATCCAGGAATACTGCATTTCAGGTACATACCATAGGAAACAACTCTGCCACAAAGTCTACACAGGATACCATGATTAATTCACTATCGCTGTCGCCAAAGATTGACTACAAGGCGGTACCATCCTATATATTTGTGGTGGAAACAACTGTCGCTTCGAATACAATAGGTTTAAAGGAATCTGTATTGTCAGCGATAAAGAATGCTCTAAGTAATTGTGGAAATTTTGTTCGTTTTTGCGTGATAACGTACGATTGTGttgtacatttgtatcCAATTGTTGGTGGAGAGTTGGCTATGTATTATGTTGCTGAAGTGGATGAATCATTTACTCCATGCACACCTGGTGATTTATTCTTGGAAGTTGATGGAGATTTAACGCAAGTTTCTTCATATTTGGATCAGATTTTGTCTGTTTCAATCTTGAAGATAGGTTCACAGACTTGCTCTAATTTTGCATTGAATGTAGCAGTACGTTTGCTTGGTGATTCTAAATCTTGTGGAACGGTAACCATGTTTTATTGTTCCATCCCAGACGTTGGTATTGGTATATCCAGGAATTCCAAAATCACAAATGATTTTAACCTTACTGATTCCCAAAAGATTTATTATGATTCCTTGATACAAACTTGTTATGAATCCGGAATTTCAGTGgatttgtacatttgtcCAGTGGATAGTAGAATACCTGGAGATATTGCACTCCAGTATATAACGCAGCAAACAGCAGGAAAATGCCACTATATGtcatattttaatggtaaAAACGATTATTTGAAGATATATaatga
This region of Theileria equi strain WA chromosome 1, complete sequence genomic DNA includes:
- a CDS encoding signal peptide-containing protein (encoded by transcript BEWA_030690A), with protein sequence MKLLKCFVLFMSFLTGINAKSLRCPIRSLNAVANKSIDGMKAVGESLSSLQNNTFHKFDVKKKLDVGLVALNCQLKDSNVAVPSVVRKHIQDPSINCSLYHALQRFNELSLEATFKLSDETSLVSNASFDLPKTFELTLKGAGKSISVDAHTSDILKRLDFILRYRNLILGYSLNLRSKENNIEFLQRLENLYDVNGKYLDVTPKVEVSFAKDGKIDARACLVLKRDGLVITPIIYPFSKQCELAVETKVTDEIKVGMFISKNKDLYLNLTYENYWGSSSWQSLALRFVLSDVLRTSMLIQNEVYL
- a CDS encoding tRNA guanine-n-7-methyltransferase, putative (encoded by transcript BEWA_030670A); translation: MSHASEEEFGKDSDPLIEFPKKALYRQRAHCNPLSDSYIAYPASPRFVNWSKRYPRDGQEDTFLQFNTRDYPEDYSIVSGISRLFGVKTATESDDYPKVTILDIGCGYGGLLIYLSKLYPKELSLGMEIRDKVTNFVGKRILSLRKQHPGEYLNVSVVRTNSMKFLPNYVSKSQLGKMFFCFPDPHFKKSNWRRRIINYSLLSLYAYVMKSGGRLYIVTDVYELFVWMKNALDEHPLFVSLGKSEMEKDECYRNFDTVTEEGIKNAKNETETFKHVYYRI
- a CDS encoding small nuclear ribonucleoprotein f, putative (encoded by transcript BEWA_030680A), whose protein sequence is MSKRVDSSQPGAPLNPKPFLTNLAGKTVIVKLKWGMEYRGILKSFDSYMNLQLDSAEEWQNGTLKGKLGGEVLIRFVNGL
- a CDS encoding deoxyuridine 5'-triphosphate nucleotidohydrolase, putative (encoded by transcript BEWA_030660A), giving the protein MMHVLLKPKNDDVKALYASHKTFYEGDCGLDLFCIEDQTIEAHQTGVVYLGVQVSAFKAHENGEVGKSVGWLLFPRSSISKTPLRLSNSVGVIDPQFRGEVRLSLDNIKDYPYTIKKGDRLVQMVSYDGEKITFEIVDELDETDRGSKGFGSTGR
- a CDS encoding Sec23/Sec24 domain containing protein (encoded by transcript BEWA_030710A) is translated as MDHNDERKSPVPLSQSPPGSSAPPILPKAKLVDPPSVSNTHGQSSNVLKNVSFGVLGPKKPKDVSPKITNDTPRIQSMDNDVTLDSIASDSGILSTKEQPKAVYVNQDLQKHIFTYGPYVPSKIESSQVPRPSNMLRNTTSEVIYETGKTSGLIPTFGNHRIIDTGSASPIYITPTLAELPLYGESLSNIKLPFGVVVQPFAENVDENVPMIDFIAEMGGKDTRCDLIRCTKCQAYHNPAMEDNSRHNVRICNFCYSSFNLTTAQADTLEKIRLMYRDTLSPLTKGSIDYIAPKHYYTNVTVDTPIESLTSNISNLLGKAGSITNIRLPSLTKQTDEPTVFEDYADLEKSRNTAFQVHTIGNNSATKSTQDTMINSLSLSPKIDYKAVPSYIFVVETTVASNTIGLKESVLSAIKNALSNCGNFVRFCVITYDCVVHLYPIVGGELAMYYVAEVDESFTPCTPGDLFLEVDGDLTQVSSYLDQILSVSILKIGSQTCSNFALNVAVRLLGDSKSCGTVTMFYCSIPDVGIGISRNSKITNDFNLTDSQKIYYDSLIQTCYESGISVDLYICPVDSRIPGDIALQYITQQTAGKCHYMSYFNGKNDYLKIYNDILRLFTLQCGYNCELKLRASKAIAINEVICPFSNSRAIINNSTVKVPKLGPDTALAFTLSLDDLIDNRHALYLQCACMYNSSLNGQKMIRVHTSTVRVTTSINQIFKNTNCDAVMNIYMRKLSRAFIKTGKFPKKDFMNSVVHSLTSYRHLCAPSTPSNQLILPDNLKLLPITLNALFKHETTDENEPEYIQKLLRALLAPVKETAFMCPRVFCLYRTVNDDSNGIPASGWKFNANIVPASSSNIYSDGMYIMDDGHKLLLYFGPHVKWELLQQLFGQNLVLDDKSANSLALVESETTTNFLECVDQIRAVHSGCQYIPLKILPYTSKIGKMIKLLLLEDERGEEPSYINFLVRLHKLIKQAHTNLL
- a CDS encoding DEAD box ATP-dependent RNA helicase family member protein (encoded by transcript BEWA_030700A), which encodes MDLDGPNENPLWVQRVNNYSDAESGKSSDDCFKEWDIHGHIRGVVKEQGITRLFPVQEKIIPLLLNNKYRDRYSPLSCDFIITAPTGNGISLIVIAPTRELVKQIYEICTWFTTDDPKTYNMYGGEVLRVICCYGNKSFTEDHKILMNKPPHIAIFTPGRFVEHFSYFDVSESKINVSTVKWIVMDEVDLLLSQTFHNWTGVVSNIFNEEKAVNYSLQSTLPQKILVSATIPIKSSEIDLLKLNRPLLFKADDAIYKIPKNLKQHYILSSKRSRPILIIKLLYKIYTEEYSGINNTLVFCSKRTTTHRIARMLQIYFNDKDINFRVLEFSASFSQKLRNEIIEKYRNENNICLICSDIASRGVDLSKTSVVVNYDFPKKLATYIHRIGRTARGTFGGESYVFVSKQDENKFGLFTTKLNMKDTIEQVEDNTLVDEELDAKIRGSYQNLAEMVEKCIGLENDGNIPFNTSIDDHMNLILN